A window of Macrotis lagotis isolate mMagLag1 chromosome 1, bilby.v1.9.chrom.fasta, whole genome shotgun sequence genomic DNA:
tttattattaattaatattgattAATTTATAAGAAACCTTTACAAATGTCAATCTAAgttgtttgcatgtgtgtgttcatgtatatgtatgtgaatatgatGTGATTTGCATATCTTTCTACTTACCATAGATGGCTTGAATTTTATCAATGTCATCCTGAGAAAGCTGGCCCTCTTTGGGGTCAGTGAAAGCATAACTGGGGTACATCAGGGCACCGATATCAGGGGAATGGTTAAGACCCAAAGAATGACCGAACTCATGAGCAGCCACACGGAACAAATTGTAAtctaaaataacaacaataaaacataTTTATGACATACTGAAATATGTCCCATTCAAAGGCATTCTCTCAGGATACAAAACTCCATCTAGCTACACAAGGATAAGAAGAAATATATAACACTTTTAGATTTAATGATAATAACATTTGTAcagttttaaaatttacaaagtacttcacAGACAATGAATCTCACAAGAACCTTCTAATATATAGGGCATTTCAAGCTCCATTATATATGGGGGGGGAACTGAGGCATAGATAAAGTGGCTTACTCTTGGTTTTACAACTAATGAGTATCAGAATCCTTCTGAAATCAAGTGTAGCACTTTATATACTATGTCAAACTGCTTTTGAGACATGGtcagaaatttttcaaaaattatatagTTCTTCTGGAGACTATAGTATATATATTAACACTGATGAAAAGGTTTCCCTGAAAGAATAGTATATTATACTTAAAGAATCAGTTCTATCAGAGTAGTGCTTAATATGACTTGCAGATCCACCTATTTGTCTGTAATCTCTATCATGGCTCAAGTTGGTACCATTATTGCCTAAGATGGAAAGCATTACTTCCCTGATAAATAAGAGACTTTTCAAGAAAGTGTGATTcttaatatattctttaaaatattacctGGAAGAGCATTATCAAGAAGATGTTCcttgaaggaagaaacaagaatGATTGAGATTTTAAGCCTGGGTAATTTGGGGGATAGTGGTGCCATTGAGAGAGAGAAGTTGAGAGGAGGAACATGGCAGTGAAGAGATAAGATATGGAATCAGACCTGGCTCAAGAAACAATTCTGCTTCTTTCTCTTGGTGatcaaatcacttcacttctctaaATTTGTCTctgagcactggcctcagagtcaggaggacaggggtTTGAGTACAGTCTTAGACATTTGGtattcactaactgtgtgaccttggacaagtcccttaaccctgattgcctccagatggcatccagagccatctccagtcatcctgattcatatctggccattggaccagatgactctgaagaagaaagtgaagctagtgactttgcacagcacccttcaactcaaattcaattcatatccttgtcatggcatcactttcctgatgccatggtcctctttgagaacaaaggaaaaacataataaagatcaaatgaaataatttctacaaAGCACTCTGTGAACTATagtttattatataaatgtgagctatttgaTTTAGTTTCCTGCCACCCCTATGATCTAtattgtgaggacaaaatgagatgatatttgaaatatgtgaatatttattccctttcttccttcatagttatcattatttttattataattactcATGGAAACAATATAGTTCTCATGTATAGTGTATTAAATCACTCCTAGATTTATAAAACCTCATtgcaaattcatattttaaacatattctTTCAGTTCAATCAACTAACACTGCAGTGAGATgtggagaaaagagaggagacaaATTTGTCTGACTTACTTTTATAGTCTTCTGTCCAGTTTTCGTCTTCATCAAAATGAGTATCTCCTCCCATATGTGGGCCTGGAGGAAAGGCATGAGCAAGAATTCCATTGGGACCATCAAAGGGAGAATTATCATAatgatctgaaagaaaaaaatatttaattcaaatcCTCCTCATTTCTCAGGTAAGGGGAAAACCAAGCTTCAAAAGACCAACTGATTACCTCCATAGGTAAAAGAGATCCTTATATCTGGTTCACCCTCAGAGATTTTAGTGAAGGTTAAGGGGGATACATCACTCCAGACTTTGAATGCTTTGCTGATGGCATCGTCCACATCTTTCTGTTCTAAATCTGGTGTATAGTTTtcaattcttaaaaatgaaaaagaaatgaacatagatacatatataatccCAGCTTTACTGAAGTCATCTTACACATatgattcctttttaaaaactgttcCTATTTTGATGTCTGAGGAGTGCTACCTGTAAGTAAGGTGTTTCTTTTCCCACTTATATTGTCCTTCAGGGGTGACAAATGGATGCAAATCAGGGACTCCACATCTAGGCTGTTCCATTATCTTTAGAGTTTCTTTATCTGCCTTTCCAGTAACTGTCAATCCATAAAATGTTTGCATTTCCTTGATTTTATTAGTCAAGTCAATATCTTTACCCTTTAGAGTTTTCATATCATAGAATTTCTCAAGAAAGtcctgaagaaagagaaaaataaatgtaaacattAAATATCAGACATTTTCTAGATTAAATAAAACTCCAGGTTGGTGAGCTGATAATTATACCAGGAATGATGGGAGATAGAGGGTGGAATAACACTTTCATTAATCTGTTAATTTAGAGGTTtctaattcttataaattttctaAGTAGTATCTAAGTTCCTTGCTCCCCTCTGACCTTGAATAGTTTGGTAAGTATACATTAgtattgcaaaaagaaaaagtcccTGATTTTTACACCTTTGCTATGTCGAAAATTGTGTCTCCTTGAATCAAATATCAGattcttttattcctcctcaaaaGAATTAGCAAAACACAAATATAATCTGGTTTGTTATTTCTGGCAGAGTAATCTTTTCTTGAATGAAAAACTCTACTGACAAAGCCCACAGTCCTATTTCAAATCAATCCCTCCAGAAAGTTTCCATCTCCAGCAAAAAAAGGCCAATATTTACCACGACAATTTGTTGGTCTTTGGCTTTGGTTTTCAAACCTGCAGGGAAGCAATGGGAGCCTGTGAGGCAGAGgatgagcaaagggagaaggttCTTCATTCTTGCCCTTCTCTGTGGCTCGGGCTGAGGCAGCAGCTCTTTACCTGCCTCCTGATGTACTCTCACCCTTCAAGAAGAGTGCTCTTTATATAGTATTTGCGGAGCCCAAAAAACTAGTAAGTCACTGACTCATATTTTATAACATCCTCTGGATCAGCAATTTATCAGTAACAATGACACAAACCTAAAGCAGATTAAATGGTCAACTTCTATGGTGCAATCTTATGATTAACACAAAACAGGATGTTTATTAAAGAGGCAAACACATGCAATACTTTCTTTGTTCCTGTTTGTGCTGTTTTGATAAAAGTACCATGTTTGTGAATGTTGTAGAGTATGTAAAACTTCCTCTGTGCTTACAATGAGCAATTTTACTTTGATAACTAGCCTCAAGCTATGACTTTTCTCCATGTAGGCATTTCTATACATTCTTCCTAAGTGAGAGGAAACAAATTACAGAAGAAACCCTTTACATAGCTGGACAAAGGGGACAAAAGTACAACTCTCCAATCCTACAACTACAGATTACACTTCTCCAGGGTTCATAGAATCACAAATTTTCAGgattggaaggaacttcagagtcCACTAAGAATATAATCATACCCAAAAAGAATATCCACTATAAtatcttcatcattatcatcatcatcatagctaacATTTTATAATGCTTAAAAGTCTGAAAAATACTTTAGataatttatcttatttgattctcacaacaaccgtATGAGAAAGATgctataattattctcattttttgcagatgaagaaactaagaggtGAACAGTAGTAAAATGACTAGTAATTATCTAGATCTAGTAATTATctagggcaggatttgaactcaagttttccctGATCCCAAGTTCAGCATTGTATTTGCTATTTCACATACTGAACAAGGCAATAGAACCAATTACCTTTTGAAATAACTCATTCCATTTTTAATAGCTCAAATTATTAGGAAGTGTTTCCTGATATCAGGCCTAGACTTGCTCCTTTGTATCTTCTACCCATAGCTTCTGGTTATGCCTACTGGGGCCAAAAGGAACAAGTTTAAACCTTCCTTCACAAGACAGCTTTTCAGACCTCTGGTAAACAGTTATTCAGCTTTTCTCTACTCTGAAATAACCATTCTAGATTTCTTCCTTGTATGTATTTAAAGGTCTGATTACTCTTTTCTGAACCCTTAGCATCTTTTCAAAGTCCTTAAACTGTTGTGCCTAGAATTAAATGGAACAATTCAGGTGAACTCTGATAAGCGACTATGAtgaatttcatttctgtcttcctGAAAGCTAGGCCCTTGCAAAATATATGGTATTGCCTTTTTTTGAGCTTGTAGTCAAGTAAAACTCTTCAGAACAACTGCTGTTAACAACTCACCTCTGCTATCTCCTACTTGTGAAATAGAATTGTTTTACCCATCTgcaaaaatatctatttattcTGATTGTATTTCATATTATTAGTTTTAACAGCTCATTGTGTATTTTATCAAGATGCTTTTAATTACTATTTCTGTTAGCCATTCTTTTAAGGTTGATATCATTTGCAAAATTGTGAGAATGTTCTCTATACCTTTGTAtaaataactgataaaaaaaatttaaacattacaAGGTCAAGAATAAATTTCTGGGCTACTTCATTAAAGACCTCTTGCCATATTGACATTGAATCATTAGTAACTACATTAGAATCCAATCATTCAACCATTTCTGAATGcaaatgattttattattctctAACTATATCTCTTCATCCCTACAAGAACAGTTTGAGAATCTTTCtcaaaagttttattaaaatCTAGCTAAACTGTATTTATAGCATTCTCCTTCATCATATACTTTATTAATCTTgccaaagagaaatgagaatgagtATGGCATGGAATTTTCTTTAAGAAGTTATACTGgtggggtcggctaggtggcatagtagataaagcaccggccttggagtcaggagtacctgggttcaaatccagtctcagacaataattacctagctgtgtggccttgggcaagccacttcaccctatttgccttgcaaaaacctacttggaggcagctaggtggtgcaatggatagagcattggccctggagcctggagtacctgagttcaaatctggcctcagacacttaataattacctagctgtgtggccatggggaagccacttaaccccatttgccttacaaaaaaaaaaaactaaaacagaagTTATACTGACTTTATAGAACCATTGCTTCTCTTTCTGGGACAGTTATATGGCCCAATGGAGATATCATTGATCTtataatcagaaagacctgaatttaaatctggccttactagctctgtgatcctgggcatcaTTTAAgccatttgtttcagtttcttcatctataaaatgagctggggaaggaaatgacaaaatactacatacagtatctttgcaaagaaaacttcaaatgggagtCATGAAGAGAGTGGGACACGATTGAACAAGAAGATTCTCTTTCTAGATGTTCACCAGTCATTTCTTTAATGATCAATTCTAGTATTTTCTCAGGAATTGAAGCCAAGCTTCTGAtctatatttttcagtttttgttcttttcctatttttgaaaaataagacaACCTTTTCATTCTTCCAAACTTATGGTATCTCTTacattttccatgatcttttaaaTATGACATGCAGATACTCAACCATCAAATTTTCTTGttctttaaaaaactaaatgagaGAGTCATCTGGGTCAAGAGGCTCGAGTTCAGCAAGGACAGCTAAAATTCCCTTTCTAAATCCTTATTTATCTTGTATTTTCTGTCATTTCCAGTTACTTTAAAAACTATTCTCTTCATTACTGGAAAGCATATGTTACTTCCTTGTAGGGCTCATTCACCCAACTCATATTGTCTGATTGGATACCTAGACAGGTAGCTATTAGTACTCCTGAGGGTCTAAGAGTAAATCTGTGGGTAGCTTTCCTTCAAATACTAGCATATAAACCCCCACCAATGTGTTTTCCCTTTTCagtcataattttaatatatgaGTTAACTCAAATGACATAGGGAGAATAATAATTGCAAATAATTTCCCataataaatatatcattattGACTACAAATACTTCCAGAATCTGGGAGGAAGAATGGTAATATAATAGACACATTGGCCAGGCCAAAGGGTCAGTCTGTTTCCAGATCAAGCAGTTGGAATCTTATATTCATATGGTGCACTAAAAAAGTTCTTTAAGGCACAGAcacttttgatttctttctattcaattttAGTATACCATTTCTCCTGTTTCCAGGGTGATGAATATCTGAAGacttttcttttaacttctcaTAACTTATGGATACCTTTAGCTTTTACTAAAGTCTCTTACAATTAAATCAAATTCTATATAGAAGACAAATAATTATTCTCTAATAATCAGCCCTGTAGTGACAGTATTATTTATTCACTCAGATATTCAACAGACAAGgtagataaaatagaaagagtCCTAATAGAAAGAGACAGGGGACCTGAGTTTGCATCTTTTTGACCTTAGGTGGTCACCACTGGAGTACCCCAAAAGAGTTATCTCTTATTATCACTACATGCCTGGTTGAACTCCTATGAAActcatatatttaaaacatgtttattaaatatatgttgtttttagtaaatatttaaaataaaaatgagtagaaCTTCAGATTGTAATTGAATGGCAAGACTGAAATATTCTTTTCATCCAGGAGATGTCAGTCATGTTACCTCTgcttatgatcctatgacttgTGGAAGCAGAATACAATCAGAATTAGGTGGAAAATTTGGGCAGAGAAATGACTAGTGTTGaagttgtaaaagaaaagaagttatttggGAGTGGACTGAATTTAGCCCTGGGAAATTTAAAGATGGAGTTGAGTTAGTCTCGGGGCTATGTCAGTCAATCAATGCTAGATTTTgaataattaacatttctatGCCTTGtaaattcataatttctttggcctatattttgttttatatctctCTCTTATCTGTCATGGGGGAAAAACCATCTTGGAAAATGATGGCCCTAGGAGATAAAGTGAGGAAGAGAATTGTGTCCACTTATAGACCAAGAGATGTTTTCTCGGAATAGTGTACTTGAAAAGTTATAGTAGGCAACAGTcaacaatacaaagaaaagagGCAGTATCCCATCCTCCACTTAATTTGTAGTAAATCTCCCATTAAAGAGGGTGGAAATTCTCAGTAGTGGTCCCTGGGGTCCACTTCTTGCTGTGTATATGTTGTTCATTACTTACCACATTAATATCCTACTTTAGGAGAAATATTCACAGTTTAGAGACTATCTCTATAGCCTAGCTGAACCATTTTGTTAAAGAGAATGACATGATGAGAATTGGAAATGTTTTTTCTGCATAAGATTCAGAATGCTAGATCAGGAAAGTATTGACTACACATTAATCGAGATCACACAACCTGGGAAGCACCTAAAACTTCCAAATCCCAGAATTAATTCTAAGAACAGCATTGTGAGAAAGGCTGAAGCTTGAGTTAGTAACCCACCAATGATTTTTCTCCAAATACTAATTCCAGGAATAGAGTCCAACATTaaccaaatgaagaaatatggaggaaaatgagcaaaaaaaggaTCCAACaataaaaagctactatggtgatGGGAAAGATTCGGATAAATTCATAAGAAGATGATGGAGTCAAAACAGCTATAAGCAAAAActcagaggaaaatgaaaattgaacaTAAATCTGACAAGAATTCCtataagagttaagaaaaagaattttaattgaaaagtggtagaagaaaaataaggcaaagaaatgaaaacaaatgaaaaatatgaaaagaattaacaactttgtaaaagaggcacaaaaaatactgatgaaaataactcctaaaaatactagaataggtcaaatggaaagatacaaaaactcattaagaaaataattatttaaaaattaaaattggataGGGCAAACTAGTAACTCTATGAGCTATCAAGAAACACTAAAATagagtcaaggggcagctaggtggtgcagtggatagagcaacaaccctggagtcaggaggacctgaggtcaaatcttatctcagacacataagaattgcctagctgtgtgaccttgggcaagtcacttaaccctattgccttgtaaaagctaaaaaaaatagtcaaaagaattaaaaagtgaataaaaagtgaaatataaggaaaatttacttggaaaacagatcaagaagagataatttcagaGCCATTAGATTACCTGAAAtgtcatttaaaggaaaaatctaaacatcatatttcaagaaattatcaagaaaaaatacTCAGATATCCTTGAATaggatagaaattgaaaaaatttactAATCACAATCTAAAAGAGACTCcacaatgaaaattccaaggaatattatagaaaaattccAAAGCTttcagattaaagagaaaatatttcaagtagctagaaagaaaaaaattcaagtgtGATGGAGCTATGGTCAGAATCATACAAGATCTAGGAGCAAAGGGCTTGGagtatgatattccaaaaggtaaAAATTGGGGTTGCATATAATCTTTTAAGGGGGGAGGAAATTAGATATTTAATTCAATAGCAAATTTTCaaacattcctaatgaaaagactagaactgaatgGAAAAAATTGGCTTTTAGATACAAAAGAAGtatgaaaagataaacatgaaaaagaaatcataagagactCATTTAGGTTAAACTGTTATCTTTTCATGTGAGAAGATGATTAATGTATCTTCTAGTGTTTTAATCAGAATTAGGACAGTCAGACTGATTCTATGTAGAAAGAGGATATGGGAGTCAGTCAATTTAACATCACATTAAATAAAGGGATGTTAAATAAGGGGATAGGTAAGAAAAAGGGATTCactaagaagaaagggaagggatcaaaagaagaggaaaattatctcacataaatgaTGTACATaaggaagagcttttacagtggacAAGAAAGTGGTAAGGTAGTGGTGTGCACAATACCTGAATTTCACTCCCATGCTGGTTAGTTCAAAGGGaaattcacacatacatacaatacatacatatacctatGTATGTAATGTATTACtaatacatacacatgtgtatgtatgtattaccCTATTAGTAATAGAAGTATCTCTTACCTAATAGGAAAGTAAAAGGGAAAGGtataagaaaaatggagagacTAAAATGCAGAGCAGTTAAAAGAGGATAGTGATTAGAAGTAAAATATACTTTAGAGAAGCAACAggataaaaaagaagaataaacaaaaaaagatatgatgtataaaaatagacaataataaaaactgttaatgtaaatggaatgaaaaatCATCCATAAAGTGAAAATAGATAACAGAATTATTAGAAATAAGAATCCAACAATAAGTTGTTTTtaagaaacactttttttttaggttttttgcaaggcaatgagattaagtggcttccccaaggccacagagctaggtaattattaagtgtctgaggctggatttgaactcaggtactcctgactccagggctagtgctctatccactgtaccacctaaccgccccaagaaacactttttttcaaggaaagtaatctattcatttttgaattttacaatttttcccctaatcttgcttcccttcccccaacctccacagaaggcagtctgtttttctttacattgtttccatgcaatatattgatctaaattgaatgtgttgagagagaaatcatatccttaagaaaaaaataagatagcaaaattatataataagataactgttttaaaaaaataattaaaggtaatagtcttggtctttgttcaaactccacaattcttcttctgtatacagatggtattcttcatcatagatacctcagaattgtccgtgattgttgcacagatggaatgagcatTACCATTAAGATTGCTAATaaacctcatgttgctgttatggtgtacaatgttcttctggttctgctcatctcactcagtgtcagttcatgcaaatctttccaggcttctctgaattcccatccctcctgatttctaatagaacaatagtgttccataacgtacatatatcaaaatttgttcaggcataccccaactgatggatattcactccatttccaattttttgccaacacaaatagtgctgctatgaatatttttgtacaagtgatgtttttaccctttttcatgatctcttcaggatatagacccagtagtagtattgctggatcaaagggtatgcacatttttattgccctttgggtgtaattccaaattgctctacagaaaggttgaatgagttcatagctccactaaAGATATATCAGTgctccagatttcccacatcccttccaacattatcattgtcctttctggtcatattggccagtctgacagatatgagatggtacttcaaatgtgctttaatttgcatttctctaataagtaattatttagagcaatttttcataagactatggattgctattatttcctcttctgtaaattgcctctgcatatcctttgaccattggggAGTGGCttggtttttttataaatttgactcaatttcttatatatatatttttttttataaatttgactcaatttcttatatatatgtttagaaatgtgtcctttgtcaggaatactagttgcaaaattgtttcccaatttactacatttcttttgatcttggttacagcgattttgtctgtgcaaaagtcttttgatttaatgtaatcaaacttatctaggctttttttttaggtttttgccaagcaatggggttaagtggcttgcccaaggccacacagctaggtaattattaaatgtctgaggcaggatttgaaatcaggtactcctgactccagggctggtgctctatccactgagccacctaagctgccctctagtttgtttttaatgatatttccacctcttccttggtcataaactgcttccctttccataaatctgacaggtaaactacaccttgatcttctagtttgcttataatattgtcttttatgtctaaatcctgtatccatttcgggcttatcttagtataggatgggggtgttggtctaatccaagtttctgctgtACTGTCTTCCAATATTCCCAACAGtctttatcagagagagtttttttatcccaaaagctggactttttgggtttatcaaacagaaaattactataatcatttcctgctattgtacctagtctcttccactgacccaccaatctatttcttaggcaataccagacagttttgatgattgatgctttataatataattttagatctggtagggctaagccaccttccatttgcatttcattttcattaaacccctggaaattcttgactttttatttctccacatgaatttacttacaattttttaaaatttattaaagtaatttttaggaattttgattggtagggcactaaataaatagtttaatttaggtagaattatcattttcattatattagctcggcctatccatgagaagtttaaatttcccagttatttaaatctgattttatttgtgtgagaagtgttttgtaattgttttcataaagtttctgagtctgccttggcaggtagactcccaagtatttcatattgtctgaagtt
This region includes:
- the LOC141508180 gene encoding interstitial collagenase-like; its protein translation is MKNLLPLLILCLTGSHCFPAGLKTKAKDQQIVVDFLEKFYDMKTLKGKDIDLTNKIKEMQTFYGLTVTGKADKETLKIMEQPRCGVPDLHPFVTPEGQYKWEKKHLTYRIENYTPDLEQKDVDDAISKAFKVWSDVSPLTFTKISEGEPDIRISFTYGDHYDNSPFDGPNGILAHAFPPGPHMGGDTHFDEDENWTEDYKNYNLFRVAAHEFGHSLGLNHSPDIGALMYPSYAFTDPKEGQLSQDDIDKIQAIYGKTDNSIQPTGPTTPQICDEKLTFDAITTLRGETIFFKDKFYLRKSYYIPEAEVNLISLLWPSLPRRIEAAHEVTERDIVRFFKDNKYWVAQGLDVLPGYPKSIYSTFGFPNTVKKIDASVSVEYTGKTYFFVQNKCWRYDENRRSMDAGYPKLIIEDFPGIGSKVDAAFSDNEFFYFFSGTRQYKFEPQTKRVVTILKTNSWFNCRNH